From Levilactobacillus zymae, a single genomic window includes:
- the plsY gene encoding glycerol-3-phosphate 1-O-acyltransferase PlsY, translating into MKLVSLLVLAYLLGAIPNGVWVGKAFFKTDIRQAGSGNIGTTNTYRVLGPYAGSAVMILDIAKGTVATLLPTWGHVTTFLGTATPLLFGLFAILGHTVSIFNHFKGGKAVATSAGMLLAYNPLMFVIAAGLWVSLIYWTSMVSLASMIAFTLIMIISLFFHDIYLTGIAVILTIFVFYRHRSNIQRIRQGTESMVPFGRGYKQRQTKS; encoded by the coding sequence GTGAAACTCGTGAGCTTACTAGTACTAGCCTATCTGCTGGGCGCAATTCCCAACGGGGTGTGGGTTGGTAAGGCTTTCTTTAAAACTGATATTCGTCAGGCCGGCTCCGGCAACATCGGAACCACCAATACCTACCGGGTGTTGGGGCCCTACGCCGGGTCGGCCGTCATGATTCTGGACATCGCTAAGGGGACCGTCGCGACGCTGCTGCCCACCTGGGGCCACGTCACCACCTTTCTGGGGACGGCCACCCCGTTACTCTTCGGGTTGTTCGCCATTCTCGGCCATACGGTGTCAATCTTTAATCACTTTAAGGGTGGCAAGGCCGTGGCGACCTCGGCGGGGATGCTCCTGGCCTACAACCCGTTGATGTTTGTCATCGCCGCGGGACTGTGGGTCAGCCTGATTTACTGGACCAGCATGGTCAGTCTGGCCAGTATGATCGCCTTTACCCTGATCATGATCATCTCACTTTTTTTCCACGATATTTATTTAACGGGCATCGCGGTGATCTTGACCATCTTTGTCTTCTACCGGCACCGCAGTAACATTCAACGCATCCGGCAGGGCACCGAATCGATGGTCCCCTTCGGCCGCGGTTACAAGCAACGCCAGACGAAATCCTAA
- a CDS encoding aldose 1-epimerase family protein — protein MLTLSNTYLTVLIDPQGAELTSVKDNASHLEYMWQANPVYWGRHAPILFPIVGRLQDNQYRVNDQTYHMTQHGFARDNAFRLWSRTTTSVTLRYASDDQSREKYPFDFALTVKYELVDHQLRVHFTVDNPSDAELPFSLGAHPGFNVPLGNVFNRFEDYQVTVAPKKVYSRVPLVGPYSDTGHPVPLDLTQPLTLDHELFAHDAQVLSLDNHETTVMLGTPRDEHGVALTVKAPYLGIWSPYPKQAPFVCLEPWWGLADDVHATGELATKVAINHLAAHQSFEAGYQVTYF, from the coding sequence ATGTTAACCCTAAGCAATACCTATCTTACCGTTTTAATCGACCCGCAAGGCGCCGAACTCACCAGCGTCAAGGATAACGCCAGTCACCTTGAATACATGTGGCAGGCCAACCCCGTCTACTGGGGGCGGCACGCGCCCATCCTCTTTCCGATTGTTGGCCGGCTACAGGACAACCAGTACCGCGTTAACGACCAGACCTACCACATGACCCAACACGGCTTCGCTCGCGACAACGCCTTTCGGTTATGGTCACGAACCACCACGTCCGTGACGCTCCGCTACGCCAGTGACGACCAGTCGCGAGAAAAGTACCCGTTTGACTTTGCGTTGACCGTCAAGTACGAGCTAGTTGACCACCAGCTACGGGTCCACTTCACGGTCGATAACCCCAGTGACGCCGAGCTGCCATTCTCACTGGGCGCGCATCCCGGGTTTAACGTCCCGCTGGGGAACGTCTTTAACCGGTTCGAGGACTACCAGGTCACGGTGGCACCTAAAAAGGTCTACTCCCGCGTCCCGCTAGTCGGTCCGTACAGTGATACCGGCCATCCCGTGCCGTTGGACCTGACGCAGCCGTTAACCCTAGACCACGAGTTGTTTGCCCACGACGCGCAGGTCTTAAGTCTCGACAATCATGAGACCACGGTCATGTTAGGCACCCCGCGTGATGAACACGGCGTGGCCCTGACCGTCAAGGCACCGTACCTGGGCATCTGGTCACCGTACCCGAAGCAGGCCCCGTTCGTTTGTCTGGAACCCTGGTGGGGTCTCGCCGATGACGTGCACGCTACCGGCGAGTTGGCCACTAAGGTCGCCATCAATCACTTGGCCGCGCACCAGAGCTTCGAAGCTGGGTATCAGGTCACTTACTTTTAA
- the hslU gene encoding ATP-dependent protease ATPase subunit HslU encodes MDAINKTPKEIVSLLDQYVIGQDAAKKAIAIALRNRYRRMQLDPAMQEEVSPKNMLMIGPTGVGKTEIARRLAKIVHAPFTKVEASKFTEVGYVGRDVESMVRDLVEVAVSMEKKDQFKNVRADAVQAANKRLVKLLAPAKKKENKNNNDFANMMNMFSQMQNGQTPTMPNQQDEEVTDDIRNERLSLSDQLNKGLLENHMVEIEMDDPQQANATDNNMLGQMGIDLNDTLGSIMPKKRIKRTVTVAEAREILVAEESEKLVNNADINHDAIQRAENTGIIFLDEIDKIAKGSSQNSGDVSREGVQRDILPIVEGTQVKTKYGTIDTDHILFIAAGAFAESKPSDLIAELQGRFPIRVELNDLSKEDFVKILTEPNNALVKQYIALIGTDNVKVTFTMEAIERIAELAFELNHENQNIGARRLQTVLEKLLEDLLYEGPDMGTGDVTITENYVNDKIGDIVQNKDLSRYIL; translated from the coding sequence GTGGACGCCATTAATAAAACACCCAAAGAAATCGTTAGCTTACTCGACCAATACGTGATTGGCCAAGACGCCGCGAAAAAAGCCATCGCCATCGCCCTACGCAACCGCTACCGGCGGATGCAACTGGACCCGGCTATGCAAGAAGAAGTTTCGCCTAAAAACATGTTGATGATCGGACCGACCGGGGTCGGGAAAACCGAAATTGCCCGCCGGTTAGCTAAGATCGTCCACGCACCGTTCACCAAGGTCGAAGCCAGCAAGTTCACCGAGGTCGGCTACGTGGGTCGCGACGTCGAATCGATGGTCCGGGACCTGGTCGAGGTGGCCGTGTCCATGGAAAAGAAGGACCAATTCAAGAACGTCCGTGCCGACGCCGTTCAAGCTGCCAACAAGCGGTTGGTCAAGTTATTGGCCCCGGCGAAGAAGAAGGAAAACAAGAACAATAACGACTTCGCCAACATGATGAACATGTTCTCGCAGATGCAAAACGGCCAGACGCCAACCATGCCTAACCAGCAGGATGAAGAGGTCACCGACGATATCCGCAACGAACGGTTATCGCTGTCCGACCAGCTGAACAAGGGCTTACTGGAAAACCACATGGTCGAAATCGAGATGGACGACCCGCAACAGGCCAACGCTACCGATAACAACATGCTGGGCCAGATGGGCATCGATTTGAACGATACCTTAGGGTCCATCATGCCTAAGAAGCGCATCAAGCGCACGGTCACGGTCGCCGAAGCCCGCGAAATCCTGGTCGCCGAAGAATCCGAGAAGTTGGTCAACAACGCTGACATCAACCACGACGCCATCCAACGGGCCGAAAATACCGGGATCATCTTCTTAGACGAAATCGATAAGATCGCCAAGGGCAGCAGCCAAAACAGCGGTGACGTTTCCCGTGAAGGGGTTCAACGTGACATCTTACCGATCGTCGAAGGGACCCAGGTCAAGACCAAGTACGGCACGATCGACACGGACCACATCCTGTTCATCGCCGCCGGGGCCTTCGCCGAATCCAAGCCCAGCGATTTGATCGCCGAACTGCAGGGGCGCTTCCCAATTCGGGTGGAACTCAACGACCTCAGCAAGGAAGACTTCGTCAAGATCTTGACGGAACCCAACAACGCGCTGGTCAAGCAATACATTGCCTTGATCGGGACGGACAACGTCAAGGTGACCTTCACCATGGAAGCCATCGAACGGATCGCCGAACTGGCCTTTGAACTGAACCACGAGAACCAAAACATCGGGGCCCGGCGCTTACAGACCGTCCTCGAAAAGCTGTTGGAAGACCTGTTATACGAAGGACCGGACATGGGGACGGGCGACGTCACCATCACCGAAAACTACGTCAACGACAAGATTGGCGACATCGTTCAAAACAAGGACCTGTCCCGCTACATCTTGTAA
- the hslV gene encoding HslVU peptidase proteolytic subunit: MPVKFEATTICAVRHNGHNAMAGDGQVTMGEKVIMKGTAHKIRRIYNDKVVVGFAGSVADAFNLEEKFEGQLNEYSGNLQRAAVELAKQWRSDQALQKLEALLIVMDKDEMLLVSGSGEVIAPDDDILAIGSGGNFALAAATALHHHAPDMTAKEIAESAIHIAGGIDIFTNENVISEEL, from the coding sequence ATGCCAGTAAAATTTGAAGCCACCACGATTTGTGCCGTGCGGCATAACGGGCACAACGCCATGGCCGGTGACGGACAAGTCACCATGGGAGAAAAAGTCATCATGAAGGGCACCGCCCACAAGATTCGGCGGATCTATAACGACAAGGTGGTCGTTGGGTTTGCCGGCAGTGTCGCCGACGCCTTCAACCTGGAAGAAAAGTTCGAAGGCCAACTCAACGAATACAGTGGCAACCTCCAACGGGCCGCGGTCGAACTCGCTAAGCAGTGGCGGTCGGACCAAGCTTTACAAAAGTTGGAAGCCTTACTGATCGTCATGGACAAGGACGAGATGTTACTGGTCTCCGGGTCCGGCGAAGTCATCGCCCCCGACGACGACATCTTAGCCATCGGGTCCGGCGGGAACTTCGCGCTGGCCGCGGCCACCGCGTTGCACCACCACGCGCCCGACATGACGGCCAAGGAAATCGCCGAAAGTGCCATTCACATTGCCGGTGGGATCGATATCTTCACCAACGAAAACGTCATTTCAGAAGAACTCTAA
- the xerC gene encoding tyrosine recombinase XerC, which produces MQDEINRFMTYLRGERQYSPETVKAYHEDLHEFCEFLAANGGTKPWGQIDQLDVEVYLSHLYDQHYARTTVARKLSTLRSLYHFLLSNGEVTDDPFAYVRLKKHQDHLPRFFYEREMTALFTAASENPNAQLATRDSALLEVLYGTGMRVSECVNLTLSAVDFDNRMMLVEGKGNKERYVPFGHYASDALQRYFQVARTPLMTQYQQDHDYVFVNHRGQQLTAAGVTYLLNQIIKRSTLTTDIHPHMLRHTFATHLLNRGADLRSVQELLGHSSLSTTQIYTHVTREHLQRDYRQFFPRATEAKETKPKQR; this is translated from the coding sequence GTGCAAGACGAGATCAATAGATTTATGACCTACCTGCGCGGTGAACGGCAGTATTCGCCCGAAACCGTCAAGGCCTACCATGAAGACTTACACGAATTTTGTGAGTTTCTCGCGGCTAACGGCGGGACCAAGCCTTGGGGGCAGATCGACCAGCTTGATGTCGAGGTCTACCTGAGTCACCTGTACGACCAGCACTACGCGCGGACCACCGTTGCGCGGAAATTGTCCACGTTGCGGTCGTTATACCATTTCCTGTTGAGCAACGGGGAGGTCACCGACGACCCGTTCGCCTACGTACGGCTGAAAAAGCACCAGGATCACCTGCCGCGCTTCTTCTACGAACGGGAGATGACCGCGTTGTTCACGGCGGCAAGCGAAAACCCCAACGCCCAGTTGGCCACGCGCGATTCCGCGCTCCTCGAGGTGCTGTACGGCACGGGGATGCGGGTCAGCGAGTGCGTTAATCTGACGCTAAGTGCCGTGGACTTCGACAACCGCATGATGCTGGTCGAAGGGAAGGGCAACAAGGAACGCTACGTGCCGTTTGGCCACTACGCCAGCGACGCACTGCAACGGTATTTCCAAGTCGCCCGCACGCCACTAATGACCCAGTACCAGCAGGACCACGATTACGTGTTCGTGAACCACCGGGGCCAGCAATTGACCGCGGCCGGGGTCACCTACCTGCTCAACCAGATCATCAAGCGCAGTACCTTAACCACCGACATTCATCCCCACATGCTGCGGCACACGTTTGCCACGCACCTGTTAAATCGCGGGGCGGATCTGCGGTCGGTCCAGGAACTCCTGGGTCACAGCAGTCTATCGACCACCCAGATTTACACGCACGTCACACGCGAACATTTGCAGCGGGACTATCGTCAGTTCTTTCCGCGAGCGACCGAAGCTAAAGAGACTAAACCAAAACAACGTTAA
- a CDS encoding ISL3 family transposase: MNPIDNNIKFSLSIKDPNVIFFSYKHQFIKSKPAKVYVANVKATYTRCPQCGFENFSHNGHYVSRVSYPSANASEPVYLELHKERLICKNCGNSVMATTDLVNKYCNISKATRQKIFMHLQDDRTQTSIALDNSVSPSTVCRYLDNYDDLFRRNYHSLPEHLSMDEFRGVGGDFHFLCINGDGDHEIQQILPDRFKQTIIDYFNKFDSTARKQVKTVSLDLNSYYQDIARLVFPNAKIIVDRFHIVAMMTRSFNQSRVQIMKEYKKQSKEYRMLKFSWKLYLKHFDELEIKKTFFDRHLRKQVTQLERVQLGLDVDERLLNTYNAMQGIMICLKNHDKDGLVQYLYNNDKLSSQMKDVLTTFKKNLEIVLNASESKYSNGPIEGINRMIKQIQRTAFGFRNYHHLVSRVKLQQMRTKPNKKTLLEVA, from the coding sequence ATGAACCCTATAGATAATAATATAAAATTTTCACTCAGTATTAAAGACCCAAATGTTATTTTTTTCAGTTATAAGCATCAATTCATAAAATCAAAACCTGCTAAAGTCTATGTTGCCAATGTAAAAGCCACTTATACAAGGTGTCCTCAATGTGGTTTTGAAAACTTTAGTCATAACGGACACTATGTGTCACGCGTTTCATATCCGTCGGCCAACGCTAGTGAGCCCGTCTATCTTGAACTTCATAAAGAACGATTAATCTGTAAAAATTGTGGAAACTCGGTAATGGCAACAACAGACCTCGTCAATAAGTATTGTAATATTTCCAAAGCTACCAGACAAAAAATATTCATGCATCTTCAGGATGATCGTACTCAGACTAGTATTGCTTTAGATAATAGTGTTTCTCCCAGTACCGTTTGTCGCTATTTAGACAACTATGATGATCTATTTCGGAGAAATTATCATTCTTTACCTGAGCACTTATCTATGGATGAATTTCGTGGTGTTGGCGGCGATTTCCACTTTCTTTGTATTAACGGTGATGGTGATCATGAAATTCAACAGATCCTACCGGATCGCTTTAAACAAACTATTATTGATTACTTTAATAAGTTTGACAGCACCGCTAGAAAGCAAGTAAAGACAGTTTCTCTGGACCTTAATAGTTACTATCAAGATATCGCCAGATTGGTATTTCCAAATGCCAAAATAATTGTCGATCGTTTTCATATTGTTGCGATGATGACTAGATCTTTTAACCAAAGTCGCGTTCAAATTATGAAAGAATACAAGAAACAATCCAAGGAATATCGGATGCTTAAATTCTCCTGGAAACTTTATTTAAAACACTTCGATGAGCTTGAGATTAAAAAAACATTTTTCGATCGACACCTTAGGAAACAAGTAACTCAACTCGAAAGAGTTCAGTTAGGTCTAGATGTTGATGAAAGACTGTTAAATACTTATAACGCCATGCAAGGCATTATGATATGTCTTAAAAATCACGACAAAGATGGTCTTGTTCAATATTTATATAACAACGATAAGCTTAGCTCGCAAATGAAAGATGTTTTAACCACATTTAAAAAGAATCTTGAAATAGTCCTCAATGCCAGTGAATCAAAGTATTCTAATGGTCCAATTGAAGGGATCAATAGAATGATTAAGCAAATTCAAAGAACTGCCTTCGGTTTCCGAAATTATCACCACTTAGTTTCAAGAGTTAAATTACAACAAATGAGAACCAAACCAAACAAAAAGACACTGTTAGAAGTTGCATAA
- the topA gene encoding type I DNA topoisomerase, with the protein MPTKAKTKTSTHKRKKTQKKLVIVESPAKAKTIEKYLGRTYKVVPSLGHVRDLPKSSMGIDFDHDYDPHYISIRGKGDVIKGLRSEAKKAKAVYLASDPDREGESIAWHLAHILNLDVTDKNRVTFNEITKDAVKEAFKTPRTIDMDLVNAQQARRILDRLVGYSISPLLWKKVKKGLSAGRVQSIALALIIERENEIKAFKPEEYWTIDGSFKKARHQFDASFYGLKGKKHGLKDNAAVQAILSQLDKSQAFDVTNVVRKERKRSPQPPFTTSSMQQDANRKLNFRTRKTMMAAQQLYEGINLGKEGTQGLITYMRTDSTRISSLAKHEASTFLHEKYGAEYAATKPIKGKLPEGAQDAHEAIRPTSVYRTPASLKDRLNRDQFRLYQLIWNRFVASQMTNAVMDTMAVTIEQNGVTFRANGSKMKFEGFLKIYKDGKEKDNLLPDLEIGDQVTLAKTDPAQHFTQPPARYSEANLIKALEENGVGRPSTYAPTLDTIQRRYYVKLVGRRFEPTELGEIVDKIIKDYFPDIVNVGFTADLEDELDGIEAGKQDWVKVVDNFYKPFSTEVAHAEDAIEKIQIRDEPAGFDCDICGAPMVIKMGRYGKFYACSRFPDCRNTKPIVKEIGVTCPVCHQGQVIERKSKKNRIFYGCSRYPDCDFVSWDKPVGRDCPKDGHYLVLKKIRGGSQIVCPNGDYEEAPQK; encoded by the coding sequence TTGCCAACCAAGGCGAAAACTAAAACCAGCACCCATAAACGAAAAAAAACGCAAAAAAAATTGGTGATTGTGGAATCACCCGCCAAAGCCAAGACCATTGAAAAGTATCTGGGGCGGACTTACAAGGTGGTCCCGAGTCTGGGTCACGTGCGCGACCTGCCGAAGAGTTCCATGGGCATCGATTTTGACCACGACTACGATCCCCACTACATCTCCATTCGGGGGAAGGGCGACGTCATCAAGGGCTTGCGGTCAGAGGCCAAGAAGGCCAAGGCCGTTTACCTGGCGTCTGACCCCGACCGAGAAGGGGAATCGATTGCCTGGCATCTCGCCCACATCTTGAACTTAGACGTGACGGATAAGAACCGGGTCACCTTTAACGAAATCACCAAGGACGCCGTCAAGGAAGCCTTCAAGACGCCGCGGACCATCGATATGGATTTGGTCAACGCCCAACAGGCGCGCCGGATTCTGGACCGGTTGGTGGGGTACTCGATCTCACCACTGCTGTGGAAGAAGGTCAAGAAGGGCCTGAGTGCCGGCCGGGTTCAATCGATCGCCTTAGCGCTGATCATTGAACGGGAAAACGAGATTAAGGCCTTTAAGCCCGAAGAATACTGGACCATCGACGGAAGTTTCAAGAAGGCCCGGCATCAATTTGACGCCAGCTTTTACGGCTTGAAGGGGAAGAAGCACGGCTTAAAGGATAACGCCGCCGTGCAAGCTATCTTAAGTCAGCTCGACAAGAGTCAGGCCTTCGACGTCACCAACGTGGTACGTAAGGAACGGAAGCGTTCCCCGCAACCACCGTTTACCACCAGTTCCATGCAACAGGACGCCAACCGGAAGCTGAACTTCCGGACGCGTAAGACCATGATGGCCGCCCAACAGCTCTACGAAGGGATTAACCTGGGTAAGGAAGGCACGCAGGGGCTTATCACCTATATGCGGACCGACTCCACCCGGATTTCGAGTTTAGCCAAGCACGAAGCTTCGACGTTCTTACACGAAAAGTACGGAGCCGAGTACGCGGCGACCAAACCCATCAAGGGGAAGCTGCCTGAAGGCGCCCAAGACGCCCACGAAGCCATCCGGCCGACCTCGGTCTACCGGACCCCGGCCAGCCTCAAGGATCGCTTGAACCGGGACCAATTCCGGTTATACCAGTTGATCTGGAACCGCTTCGTGGCCAGTCAGATGACCAACGCGGTGATGGATACCATGGCCGTGACCATCGAACAAAACGGCGTGACCTTCCGGGCCAACGGGTCGAAGATGAAGTTTGAAGGGTTCTTGAAGATCTACAAGGACGGTAAGGAAAAGGATAACCTGTTACCCGACCTCGAAATCGGCGACCAGGTTACCCTGGCCAAGACCGATCCGGCCCAACACTTTACTCAGCCGCCGGCACGCTACTCCGAAGCCAACCTGATTAAGGCCTTAGAAGAAAACGGCGTGGGCCGGCCCTCGACCTACGCGCCAACGCTGGATACCATTCAACGTCGGTACTACGTAAAGCTCGTCGGTCGGCGGTTTGAACCCACCGAGTTGGGGGAGATCGTCGATAAGATTATCAAGGACTACTTCCCCGACATCGTCAACGTGGGCTTCACGGCCGACCTAGAAGACGAGTTGGACGGCATCGAAGCCGGTAAGCAGGACTGGGTCAAGGTCGTCGACAACTTCTACAAGCCATTTTCCACGGAAGTCGCTCACGCCGAAGACGCCATCGAGAAGATTCAGATTCGCGATGAACCCGCTGGTTTCGACTGTGATATTTGTGGGGCCCCAATGGTCATTAAGATGGGGCGTTACGGGAAGTTCTATGCTTGTTCACGCTTCCCCGATTGCCGCAATACCAAGCCGATCGTCAAGGAAATCGGCGTGACCTGCCCGGTTTGTCACCAGGGCCAAGTCATCGAACGCAAGTCCAAGAAGAACCGGATTTTCTACGGTTGTTCGCGTTATCCGGATTGTGACTTTGTCTCCTGGGATAAGCCGGTCGGCCGGGATTGCCCGAAGGACGGGCACTACCTGGTCTTAAAGAAGATCCGCGGCGGCAGTCAGATTGTCTGCCCCAACGGCGACTACGAAGAAGCACCTCAGAAATAA
- a CDS encoding ribonuclease HII, translating to MPKATGESTPKRPSLAQLRQDLHDVTTATDARLTSLQADPRKGAQQLYQQIQRRLAKQAEAEAAFQHRLYYERRLWQAGQLVAGIDEVGRGPLAGPVITSAVILPPDFDVPLVNDSKQLTAKERERLYPIILDRAQAVSIGVANRELIDRLNIYQATRVAMQRAVLGLGLAPDHLIVDAMQIPVALPQTRLIKGDAKSASVAAASIVAKVYRDHLMASYDRLYPGYGFAQNAGYGTAEHLAGLRKLGVTPIHRRSFAPVRQIMTD from the coding sequence ATGCCTAAAGCCACCGGCGAGTCGACTCCGAAGCGTCCCAGTCTGGCGCAATTGCGCCAAGACCTGCACGACGTGACCACGGCCACCGACGCGCGGTTGACGTCCTTACAGGCCGATCCGCGCAAGGGCGCCCAACAACTCTACCAGCAGATCCAACGGCGGTTGGCCAAGCAGGCCGAGGCCGAGGCGGCCTTTCAACACCGGCTGTATTACGAACGGCGACTCTGGCAGGCCGGACAACTGGTCGCCGGGATCGACGAGGTGGGCCGCGGGCCACTGGCCGGGCCGGTGATTACCAGCGCGGTGATCCTACCGCCGGACTTCGACGTGCCGCTGGTCAACGATTCCAAGCAACTCACGGCCAAGGAACGCGAACGACTCTACCCGATCATTTTGGACCGGGCTCAGGCCGTTAGCATTGGCGTGGCCAACCGGGAACTGATCGATCGGTTGAACATTTACCAGGCGACCAGGGTGGCCATGCAGCGGGCCGTCTTGGGGTTAGGACTGGCGCCCGACCATCTGATCGTCGATGCCATGCAAATCCCCGTAGCGCTGCCCCAGACGCGGCTGATTAAGGGTGACGCCAAGAGTGCCAGCGTGGCGGCGGCCAGCATCGTGGCCAAGGTCTACCGCGATCACCTGATGGCCAGCTACGATCGTCTCTATCCGGGGTACGGCTTTGCGCAAAACGCCGGGTACGGGACCGCCGAGCACCTCGCCGGCCTCCGGAAACTGGGGGTCACCCCGATTCACCGGCGGAGTTTTGCCCCGGTTCGTCAAATAATGACCGACTAA
- the ylqF gene encoding ribosome biogenesis GTPase YlqF: protein MSTIQWFPGHMAKAIRQMEENVHLVDIVFELVDARIPAASRNPEVTRISQHKPHLIILTKKDLADPQQTAAWLAYYHAQGQPAIAIDSRANVTPKQITKLALSILADKLANEQAKGLKERPVRAMTVGVPNVGKSTLLNHLVRRKAAQVGDTPGVTKGQQWLRSSNHLELLDTPGILWPKFKDQSMAQKLALTGAIKEKLYAKDDVALFALGFFRQYHSAAVQERYRLTAADLELSDVDLLLKITANLGMRDDYERASERLILDARHKKLGGFTLDRAPKAGDGDGNA from the coding sequence ATGAGTACCATTCAATGGTTCCCCGGCCACATGGCCAAAGCGATTCGGCAGATGGAAGAAAACGTCCACTTGGTCGACATCGTCTTCGAACTGGTCGACGCCCGGATTCCCGCGGCGTCCCGTAATCCGGAAGTTACCCGGATCAGTCAACACAAACCGCATTTAATCATTTTAACCAAAAAGGATCTCGCCGACCCGCAACAGACCGCGGCCTGGCTGGCCTATTATCATGCACAAGGCCAACCGGCGATCGCCATCGATTCCCGGGCCAACGTGACGCCTAAGCAGATCACCAAGCTTGCGCTAAGCATCTTGGCCGATAAACTGGCTAACGAGCAGGCCAAGGGGCTCAAAGAACGGCCCGTCCGTGCTATGACCGTCGGTGTCCCCAACGTGGGGAAGTCCACGTTACTAAACCACCTCGTGCGGCGTAAGGCCGCCCAGGTCGGCGACACCCCCGGCGTCACCAAGGGTCAACAATGGCTGCGGTCCAGCAATCACCTGGAACTGCTCGATACGCCGGGGATCCTATGGCCCAAGTTCAAAGACCAAAGCATGGCCCAAAAGTTGGCGTTGACCGGTGCCATCAAGGAAAAACTGTACGCCAAAGACGACGTGGCCCTGTTTGCCTTAGGGTTCTTCCGCCAGTATCACTCCGCCGCCGTACAGGAACGTTACCGGCTAACCGCGGCCGACCTCGAGTTAAGCGACGTGGACCTGTTACTAAAGATCACCGCTAATCTGGGGATGCGCGACGATTACGAACGGGCCAGCGAACGCTTGATTTTAGACGCCCGGCATAAGAAACTCGGCGGCTTTACGCTGGACCGAGCCCCCAAGGCCGGAGACGGTGACGGCAATGCCTAA
- a CDS encoding IS30-like element ISLsa1 family transposase has protein sequence MGTSTLSRFQRGALAQLVNEGNKSYQVMADALGVAKATISYELDRVKPYDPELAQQDADRKRRNCGRRSMLTAALATLITNHLRLTWSPETIAAAYNLSTASIYNWLNRGWLPFKLTDLPNRNVRQHRVSENRGKFTSGTSIEQRPTTVNQRLAFGHWEVDTVLSSRSESRSCLVTFVERKTRLLWAIKAPNRTAKALNTAFGKFMGAFGPQVKSITVDHGKEFANYQALEQDYQIKVYFCHPYSPWERGSNEYFNRRLRWFFPKKTNFSQVTTDEILAALELINQRPLKIHHQQTAIERFRACSD, from the coding sequence TTGGGTACATCTACTTTATCACGTTTTCAACGTGGCGCACTAGCACAACTGGTCAATGAGGGGAATAAATCTTACCAAGTAATGGCTGACGCCTTAGGCGTCGCCAAAGCTACGATTAGCTATGAGTTGGACCGGGTTAAACCTTATGATCCAGAATTAGCTCAGCAAGATGCAGATCGCAAAAGGCGGAATTGCGGTCGTCGTTCGATGCTGACGGCAGCATTAGCGACTTTAATTACCAATCACTTACGATTAACCTGGTCACCAGAAACCATTGCGGCCGCTTATAACTTGAGCACTGCGTCAATTTATAATTGGCTTAATCGTGGCTGGCTCCCCTTCAAATTGACTGATCTACCCAATCGGAATGTCCGCCAGCACCGAGTGAGCGAAAATCGTGGGAAATTTACAAGTGGGACTTCCATCGAACAACGGCCAACAACTGTTAATCAACGGTTAGCTTTTGGTCATTGGGAAGTAGATACGGTGCTTTCTAGTCGAAGTGAGTCACGATCATGTCTGGTTACATTCGTAGAACGTAAGACCCGACTTCTATGGGCCATCAAAGCCCCTAATAGAACGGCTAAGGCTCTAAACACCGCCTTTGGCAAGTTTATGGGGGCCTTCGGTCCCCAAGTAAAATCCATTACTGTTGATCATGGTAAAGAGTTTGCCAATTATCAGGCCTTAGAACAGGATTATCAGATCAAAGTTTATTTTTGCCATCCATATTCACCATGGGAGCGAGGTTCCAATGAATATTTTAATAGACGGTTACGCTGGTTCTTCCCGAAAAAGACCAATTTTAGCCAAGTAACGACTGATGAGATCCTAGCAGCACTTGAACTAATTAATCAACGACCATTAAAAATACATCATCAACAGACTGCCATTGAAAGATTCCGGGCTTGTTCGGATTAA